The sequence below is a genomic window from Paenibacillus silvisoli.
TCATCGCGACGTCGGGCGCCTTTCCTCCCGCGATGGCCGTTAACAGCTTATCCGATGCCTGCGAATTGTCCGAGTTCTCGACGAAGGTCATTTTGACCTTAATATCCGGGTTCGCCTTCTCGAACGGCACGACGACCGTATCATGGAATTCGCGCTGAAATCCCCCGCCCCAGGGGAACCAGAAGCTGATCGTTACCGGCGCTTCGCCTTGCATGGCGGCGCTCGTGGAATCATAGGCGAGTGCCGAAAGCCCCGGGCTCGCTTCCGTGCTGAATCTGGTTCCTTGATTCATAAAGGTGCTTGCTAACAGAATGACGATGAACATGAGGACAAGCATGAACGAAACCAGCTTCTTATTGCGAAAAAGCATTTTCATCGCGACAATCATCCCCCTCTTTCATTCTCCGGGCCTTTAGCCGGCATGCTTGCTTTGATTTCTCCTCGCGAGCGGAATCGTCATCGTCACCTCGGTGCCGCTGCCATAGCTGCTTTGAAGCTGGATTCCGTACTGGACGCCGTAAGCGATATGGATTTGCGCATGGATGTTCCGCAAGGCAAAATGCTGCCCTTCCTCGGATCGTTTGCCGCTTAGAATAAGCTGCAGCTCGGAAAGCTTGTCCGAGGCGATCCCCGCGCCATCATCCGTCACCACGAATTTCAAGCAGCCGTTATCATGGATAAAAGCGACGTCAAGCCGGCCCTTGCCCGACTTTTTCTCCAGTCCGTGATAGATCGCGTTCTCCACGAGCGGCTGAAAAATATATTTCAGCACTTTATACTCCTCAAGCGACTTATCCACGTGCAAATGAAGCGAAAATTTATCCCGGTAACGGACCTTCTGGATCATAATATAGCTGTCGAGCAGCTGTACGACTTCGCTGACGGAGACCTCGTCCCTGCCTTCGTTCAAGCTGATCCGCAAATACTTGGACAGTCCGAAGATCATCGTACTGATGTCGTCCACCTTATGAATGCGGGCGATCCAGTGAATCGAATCCAAGGTGTTGTATAGAAAATGGGCGTTGATCTGCGAACCGAGCATTTTGAGCTGCAGCCCCTGCTCAAGCAGCTTCTGCACGTAAAGCTCATTGATCAATTCCTTGATGCGGGCGACCATCTGGTTGAAATGAACGAACAAATAGCCGAATTCATCCTCGCGCTTGTCCTCGATGCGGGCGTCAAAATCGCCGTTCTGGGCTTTGCGCATGGCGCGGATCATCTTCTGAAGCGGCCGATGGACCGTAGAAGCGACGAAGATGGCGAGCAATATGCCGATGAAGGAGAACGCCAGTCCAAGGGAGAGAATGTACCACCGGAGGCTGCCCGCATCCTTCATTAAATCCGCGCCGAGAAGCATGCCGACAAGCGTCCAATCGTTGGTTTCGAGACGGTTATAGACGACGAGCATCTGTTCCCCGTCCATCGGCGTGCTGAAGATGCCTTGATGCGCTTCTCCCAGCGGAACGCCAAGCTCCGCTGCCAGCCGCAGCCCGTCCTTATCGCCGACGATTTCGCCTTGATCGTCCACGATGACATTCATGCCGGATCCGTTATAATCGATTTCCGCCAAAATCTCGACGATCTCCGTCGGATCGATCTCATAGACGAGCACGCCGACGATTTCGCCGCGGGCGCTGAAGTCCTTCTCAGCACGGCCGAAGCTGAATACCGGGCTCGGGTCCCCGCTCCTGATGAGCGAAGGGCGAATGCCGAAATACACGACTTCGCCGTCCGCTTCGCGAATCCGCTTATACCACGAGGCATCCTGGAATTCGTTAGCGTAGGCGTTATAAGCCGGAAAAGAAGTTTTGGGCGAGTAATGGTACGAATGGCCCTTCTCGCCGAGCAAATAAATATCGTTGATATCGTTTCTTGAATTCACCAGATTCGATAGGAAGGCCGTATTCGCGTTATTGTTCTGTATGCGCTCCGTCTCGTTCCGGAACCTGCCGACGAGCTGCTCCTGGATCTCCTGGTTGCCGACGACAAGAAGGGAGCGATCCTCGTAGCCCTCCAATAGAATATCGATCCGCTTGCTCATCTGCTGCACGTTTTGAAGCGCCATTCCTCCGATTTTGTCCTCCATCATCTCTGCGGATTTATCGTAGAAGAGATAGCCCATCACGGCGATAATGATCAGCATGCTGGCCACGAAGAACACGAAAACCTTCACTCCGACAGTAGGGAGCTTTAACTTGCCCATGTATGAAAGCATGATGTCGTTCCTCTCTTCTACGCGCCGTTATTGCGGAACTGGGCCGGACTCATCCCTACCCACTCCTTAAAGGTTTTAACGAAATGCCGGGAGTCTTTATACCCGACGGAATCCGCGATTTCATAGATTTTGAGCGGCGTCAGCTCGAGCAGTTCCTTCGCTTTGGCCATTCGGATGCGAATCAGGTAGCGGGTGAGCGTCTCCCCCACCTCGGCATGAAACACTCTGCTGAAATACGAGGGATTTAAGTAAATCGATTCCGCGACGTTATGGAGGCTGATGCCGCGGTGATAGTTATCGTGTATGTAGCGCAGCGCCATGGCGATCGTATTTCGCTGCGCCGGACCTGGCGCGGCGCTGTCCTTGTGGAGAAAGGCGTTCTTGATCGCCTGCTTCCAATCCCGCAATGAACAGCGGTAAAGCTGAAGCTTCTGTTGGTGCGTGATCGTACAGGGTTCGGCGTTCTCCTTCGCCAGGCACAGCTCTTGCCATTTGCAAAGCAGCATGCCGATGTGCATGTTCATCTCGCAGCGAACGGCCAGCGCCGAATGCTGTTTCGCAAGCTCGTGAATGAGCTCGAGCTGCTGATCCAGCAGCTCGGACAGCCTGGCTTCGTCCATCTGCTTGATCGCATGAGCCATGCGATGGATCCACACCGTATCGAATGCCTCGGCATTTAACGTTACCGAAGGCACGCCCGCGATAAAATGGACCGTTTGCTTGCCTTTAGGCGTGCCGTCGTCCGCTGCGCTTGCCGGACCATACACTCGGCCTGGGCCATGCAAGAGATAGCCCGCACTCCGTGTAAGCGCTTCCCGAAATGCGAAAAAAAGTTGTTTCCCCTCTCCGGCGCCGCTGATGCCTATGCTGATTTGAAGCCCAAGCACGTCAAGCGCCGCTTCAATGATACGACCCGCAATTCGGTTCGCGGGTTCGTCAGGATGAGACGTCTCCTGCTCCCAAGACATAACGAGCGCTACATCCGCGAATTCATTCTCATGCAGGAGGCAGGCCGCGCTCGACAGTCCCTCTTCATGAGCGATCTCCTCCATCAGATTTCCTAACGCGTATCTGAGCAATGAACAGCCGGATTCGCGCAAGCCCCTCTCTCCCCAATCGTGGACGACGGCCGACAGGACGAGGACCCGATTCGGATTCAGCCCGATCTGAAGCGCCTCCCATTTCGAGAGCAATTCCGGTTCCGCGATCGGGTGGGTTAAACACATTTCCAAATGCTTTTGCCGGGCGAGGGGCAGACTCTCTCTGACGCGGCCCGAAAGCTCTTCCAGCCGGCGGGCGTGCTCTCTCTTCTTCGCGATTTCTCCGCTGCAGCGTTCGATCACGTCCAGAAGCACCGTTTCTTCAATCGGTTTAAGAATGTAGTCGAATGCGCCGAGCTTGACCGCTTTCTGGGCATAAACGAAATCGCTGAACCCGCTTATAAAGATCACCTTGATGTCCAAGCCGCGCTTCTCGATCTCTTCGATTAATTCCATTCCGTCCATGGAGGGCATTCGAATGTCGGAGACGATGATATCCGGAACATCGGATTCGATCAACTTCAGCGCTTCATTTCCGTCTTCGGCGTCGCCCATGAATTGTATGCCGTGCGATGTCCAATCTATCGTTTGTTTCAAGCCTTCCCGGATCCAACGCTCATCATCGACGACCATCAGTTTAAACATGATACCCCTCCTTCATCGGCCGCTATCCTTTTTTTACTAGCTTTGAGATTCATATTACCCAAGCAAGTGGCGTTATTTAAGGTTGTTATTTTTGTATTTGGTGTGTTTTTTTTACCTGACTCTCATTATTCTTACAAAAACCTTGCAACCTGAACCGCCAACCGCATTAGTATACAATAAAATGACAAGGAAATCCTTATTTAGGGCATTTTTGCCTACCGTATTCCGACCGAATATGACAAACGAACAAAACCCGGCAGCCACGAGGGAGCCGGGTTTCATTTAGTAGGATTGGATGTTGTTACGCCGCCAAGTACCGAAACAGCCCTAGGAGTGCGAATCCGAATAAGACGATGCCTGCGCCAATGCCCGTTATCGCACTGTAAGCCACCTGCAGCTTTGGCGATACGTAAACGGCAGCGATCGAGACGGCGACCATAAGCGCGGCCAGAATCCATAGGCTCGGATCGTCGAATACGCTGACCAGGCTTATAAAATGAATGCCGACGACAAAAGCGATCCAAGGCGCAATGTAGCCCTTGCGCTTCATTCTCGTAAGGACGAAGGAGCCGGCGCCGGCCAATACGACCTCGGCATAGAACGTGATCAAATAATTGCGATAAGCGCCGTCCCGATCCAATGCGGACGGAGAATCCCAGTGCGTTACGCTTAAATAGACGCCCAGCAAGCATACGAGCAGCGCGCAGCCCGTTGCAAGGCCAATTGCCCACCGCCAGCTTGACCTCGGCTTCTCTTGGGCCCAGCCGAACCAGACAAAACTAAACAGCCCAAAAACGGCTGCATACATGACGAAGTCCCTCACCAATGCCATTCGCAATCGCTCCGTTTCGCACAGGCCGCCGGTGCCTGTTTATTCTACAGCTCACGATTGATCGCCGCTACGGACAACCACTGCGGCAAAGCCGCCAGCGGATTCAGCTTCCAATTGCAAAAGTCCGCCAGCTCTTGCTCCGTTAGCTCCTCGCCCTCATCGATGGAATCGTCCACCCAGAACGTACCGTCCTCGGCGTACACGGATATCGAACATGATATACGTCCCGTTCGGCTTCAATACACGCTGAATATTGCGGTACATGGCATTTAGGTCATGAATCCAAACATGGACCCCATTGGACGTGTAGACAAAATCATACTCCCCCGACCGTATCTTCGATAACTGCATGGTGTCGTCGCAGACGAATTCGATGTCCGACCAGCCGCGAGACTTGGCGATCGCGGAAGCGTACTCGAGCTGCTTCTCGGAAATATCGCAGGAGGTCACTTTCGCCCCCATCAAGTGAAGGGCGAACACCGCATGATTGTCGCCGCTTGAAGGAACCAATACGCGTTTTTCTTTCAGATCCGGCATAGCGTCTTGAAGCATTTCGCAGGTCGTGCGGTGAAAAGCGGACGCCGGATTCGCCGCAACCTTCGCGATGGCTTCATCGGTTCTATATTTGGTGTACCAGGTGTCTGCCCATTGATTCCAGCTCTCTTTAATTGCGTTAGCATTAGCGCCGTTCTTGTTCACTGCAGCTTCCTCCGTCCTAGCAGATCGTTCCAGTTTAATTATGCGAGAGCGGCCAATAAAAGGAAACTAAATTTTGTTAAAAGCTGGCTATTGAGATCAGCAGCGCTTATTCGGGTCCACAGGCCGAGCTCGCGGAGCTAACGAACTCCAGAAGCGTTATTTCGCCGAAATAGCGCCATTTTGCGGTCTAACGAACTCCAGCGACGCTATTTGACCACAATCCGGCGAAAATGCCCCTTTTCACGCCAAATAGCGTCTCTACGATTCGTTAGCTTCAGAATCAGGCCGATTTCGTGCAAATAAGCTCGCTACGATTCGTTAGCCTGCAATTGGCCCCAATTGCTTGTTCGCGAAGCCGTTCAAGGCCGGGTTGCAAAATGGGAGGCCTTGCGCCAGCTCTGGGTGCCGTGGTTCGCAATGAAAGCCGTCACCGGTCCTGCGCTTTATGGCTAACGAACTCCAGAAGCGTTATTTCGCCGAAAAAGCACTGTTTTGCGGTCTAACGAACTCCAGCGACGTTATTTGACCACAATCCGGCGAAAATGCCTCTCTTCACGCCAAATAGCGTCGCTACGATTCGTTAGCTTCAAATCATCGCCGTTTTCGCGCAAATAAGCGCGCTACGATTCGTTAGCCGCCAACGCCGCTGCCGCATCCACCTCGCCCATAAGCATAAAAAGCCGCCCCCTCTGTCCCCGGACAGAGAGAGCGGCTTGGTTACATTACCACTCCGCGAACGAGCCGTCGTCGTACGCGAGCCGCGGCGTATCCCAATCGCCGCCGTAGCTGCGCTCGATCAGCGCTTCCTCATTGATTTCGATGCCAAGCCCCGGTCCTTGCGGGACGGCGACATGGCCGTCGATCACTTCAAACGGCTTCTTCAAGTAGCCTTCGCCGAGATCCCACTTCTCCGTCATGGACGGGTGCTCCTGGATCAGGAAGTTCGGCGTGCACGCGTCGAGCTGCAAGCAGGATGCGAGCGAGATCGGCCCGAGCGGGTTATGCGGCGCGATCGAGGCGTAGTAGGTTTCCGCCATCGCGGCGATTTTGCGCCCTTCGAAGATGCCGCCCGCATGGCAAAGGTCCGGCTGCACGATCGCGACGGCCCCCTTCTCCAGCACCTCGCGGAAGCCCCAGCGCGTAAACAGCCGCTCGCCCGTAGCGATCGGAATGCTTGTCGACTGCGCGACGCGCAGCAAAGCATCCGCGTTTTCCGGCAAGCACGGCTCTTCGATAAACATCGGATAGTACGGCTCCAACGCCGCCGCAAGACGAATCGCCATCGCCGGGCTCACGCGGCCGTGGAAGTCGATGGCGATGTCGACGCCGCTGCCGACCGCTTCGCGGGCAGCCGCGAACTTCGCCACTTGGCTCTCGACGAAAGCCAAGGAATCGACCTGCCGCACCGGCGCGTCCACGCCAGTCTTAATGGCGTTGAAGCCCGCTTCCACGCGGCGCTTCGCATTGGCCGCGAACGCTTCCGGCGTTTCGCCGCCGCAGTGGCAATACATGCGGATTTTATCGCGAACCCGGCCGCCGAGCATCTCATAGACGGGCAGGCCGTAGAACTTGCCTTTAATATCCCACAGTGCCTGCTCGATGCCGCTGATCGCGCTCACGAGCACCGGACCGCCGCGGTAGAACGTGCCGCGGTACATGACTTGCCAATGATGCTCGATACGCAGCGGATCTTCGCCGATCAAGTAACGCTTCAATTCCTCGACCGCCGTAGCGACCGTCAACGAGCGGCCTTCAACGATCGGCTCGCCCCAGCCGACGATTCCCTCGTCGGTTTCGATTTTCAAAAACAACCAGCGCGGCTTCACATGATAAAGCTTCATATCGGTAATTTTCACCGTACATTCATCTCCTATCACTTTGGCTACCTATTCGGCTACTAATTCTACTTCAGCTAGTTCGATCCCTTCTCCGCCCATACCGGCAGCAGAGCGCCGCCATCCATGTACATCGTCGTGCCCGTCATATAGCCCGCGCTGGCCGAAGAGAGGAATACCGCGGCCTCTCCAACCTCGGCTGGGGTACAGAAACGCCCCATCGGAATGCGCGAGGAAATGCTCTCGATAATCCGGTTCACGCGCTCGCTTCCGTCGCTCCAGCCGTTGTGCGTATAGCCCGGCGCAATGCCGACCACGCGTATGCCGTGAGGGGCCAGATCGAGCGCCATATTTTTCGTCAGCTTGTTGACGCCCGCCTTCGCCGCCGCATAGACGGTCGAATTCGCCCAGCAGCCTTCCGCATGGTTAGAGCTGATATTAATGATGACGCCCTTCGTGCCCAGCTCGACCATGAAGCGCGCCGCATGCTGCGAGCAGAAATACAGCCCCTTCATGTCCGTATTGAACACTTCGTCGAACAGCTCCGGCGTCGTCTCCAGAAACGGCTTCATCCGCGTAATGCCGGAATTGTTGACGAGCACGTCGAGCCGGCCGAACCGCTCGCGGAACCGGTCATACAGCCCCGCGATGCCGTCCAGCTTCGAAATATCGCCTTGAATCGCTTCCGCGTCGACGCCGAGCTCCCTAATCTCCCGAACGACTTCCGCGGCCATGTCCGCGCTCTGATTGTAATTGACGCATACATCGTACCCCGACCGGGCAAAGGCAAAGGCGATGCCTCTGCCGATCCCGCGTCCCGCTCCGGTCACTAGCGCAACTTTACGTTCCATTTCGATCTCCTACCCTTTCAGCCCTGTGAAAGAAACGCCTTTCTCAATGAGTTTCTGACAGGAAGTAATGATAAGCATTAGCGGTATGGTGGCAATGACGAGACTGGACATGATGACGTTCGCCCCGAGGCTCGCCCGCTGCTGGAAGTCGTTCAGCGCGACGGTAAACGTCCATACGTCCTGCGTACGCGCTACGACGAGCGGCCAGAGGAATTCGTTCCACACCGCGATGAACGTCATAACGGCAACAACGGTAAAGATCGGCGCCGACATCGGCACGATGATCCGCCAGAAGATACGGAACTCGGACGCGCCGTCGATGCGGCCGGCTTGCAGCAGCTCGCCAGGGAGCTGCTCGAAAAACCCTTTGAACAGGAAGATGACGATTCCCCAAGCGGTATGCGGCAAAATAATGCCCCACAGCGTATTGACCAAATGCAGCTTATCCATCGTGAGATAGAGCGGCACGAGAATCGCGATTTCCGGAATCATAATCGTCGCGACGAAGAAGAGCGTCAGCCACGTACCCAGCTTGCTGCGGACGAGATGCGCCAGCGCGTAGCCGGCCGTGCCGCCGATCAGCAGCTGAAGCACGATCGTTACGCCGGTGACGATAACGCTGTTCATCAGGAAGTGCGGGAAGCCGATGCTCGTTCCTTTGCCGTCGTCGCCGGTCATTTTCCAGAGCACGATATAGTTGTCGAACAGACGCCGCCAGTCCTTCACCTCGGAAATCGTCTGCACCTTGCCTTTGACGACCTTCGATTCGCTCAGCCATTTGAGCGCATGCCCCGCCTTCTCGGGCAGCTGCGCCGCGATTTCGGTAGAGCCGGTGTATTCGCCGCCGTCGCTGCCTTTGAAATCGAAGGTAGTCAGCTTCTGATCTTGGATCTTGGCGAGCTTATTCTTCATGACCGCGTGCGTCGCGACCATGGTCGGTACGATAAATGGACGGCCTACCGTAAATTTATATGCAGGCATGGAAGCTTTATAAACGACGACGCCGTCTTTCACGCCCGTAACCTGCATTGCGCCGACAGCCTCGTTTTGCATTCGTTTCCACGTGAACCAGATCGCTTCCATCGCGTCCAGCTCATACTCTTCCGGCTTCGAAATGTCGGCGCCGTCGTAATTGAGCGTGAAGCTGACGGTCTTCGGCACCTCGGGAACCCATTTCGGCGGAAAGCTGTAGATCGTAATGTTATCCTTCATGGAAGAGCTGATCATCCAGACGAGCGGGATGATGGAAGCGATAATAAAGAACAGGGCAACTGAATAGGAGACGATTTTGACCGATAATTCGCCTCTCTCTTTAATGCGTCCGCGTCGAGCCATGCGTTACTCCTTCCCGGGTCCCTAATTAATCCCTGTTGGTCAATTTGAGCTGCAAGTACGTAATGAGGGCGATAATGGCAAACATGACGAAAGAGATCGAGCCCGCAACCCCAAACCGGAATTCCTTGAAGGAGCTGTTGAATACGAGCATGGAAAGCGTGCGCGTGCTGTTCGCGGGTCCGCCGCCCGTCATAATGTACATCGGGTCGAACGTGAGGAAGACGCCGCAAATAAACGAAATGAACTGAATCCCGATAATGAATTTGAGGCTTGGGAACACGATCGATTTCATTCTCCGCCACGGGCCTGCGCCGTCAATCTTGGCGGCCTCGATATTTTCGCTCGGAATGCCTTGCAGCGCCGAATAGTAGATGAGCATCCCCATCCCCGTTGCGAAGACGCCCGGGAATACGATCGCCCATTTCGCCATCGCCGGATCGTTCAGCCAGCCGTATGGGCGGAGACCGATGAAGTGAAGCAGGTAATTCAATAAACCGTAGTCCGGATTGTAGAGCCATTTCCACAGCAGGTAGCCTGCAACGGCCGGAACGGCGGTCGGCAGCAGGTAGAGCGAGCGCAGCGTTTTGCTGGCGAATTTGATTTCATTCAGCAGAACCGCCTGCACGATCGGCACCCAGAACGTCAGGATGAAATAAATAAAGAAGAAGGCAAACGTGTTCTTGAGCGCGTTCCAAAACTCCGTCGAGTTGATCAGGTACTTATAGTTATCCAGCCAGACGAATTTGCCCGGCGGGTTAATGACCTTATAGTCGAAGAAACTCATATAAACGGCTTGCAGCAATGGGTAATATTTA
It includes:
- a CDS encoding carbohydrate ABC transporter permease codes for the protein MARRGRIKERGELSVKIVSYSVALFFIIASIIPLVWMISSSMKDNITIYSFPPKWVPEVPKTVSFTLNYDGADISKPEEYELDAMEAIWFTWKRMQNEAVGAMQVTGVKDGVVVYKASMPAYKFTVGRPFIVPTMVATHAVMKNKLAKIQDQKLTTFDFKGSDGGEYTGSTEIAAQLPEKAGHALKWLSESKVVKGKVQTISEVKDWRRLFDNYIVLWKMTGDDGKGTSIGFPHFLMNSVIVTGVTIVLQLLIGGTAGYALAHLVRSKLGTWLTLFFVATIMIPEIAILVPLYLTMDKLHLVNTLWGIILPHTAWGIVIFLFKGFFEQLPGELLQAGRIDGASEFRIFWRIIVPMSAPIFTVVAVMTFIAVWNEFLWPLVVARTQDVWTFTVALNDFQQRASLGANVIMSSLVIATIPLMLIITSCQKLIEKGVSFTGLKG
- a CDS encoding class I SAM-dependent methyltransferase codes for the protein MNKNGANANAIKESWNQWADTWYTKYRTDEAIAKVAANPASAFHRTTCEMLQDAMPDLKEKRVLVPSSGDNHAVFALHLMGAKVTSCDISEKQLEYASAIAKSRGWSDIEFVCDDTMQLSKIRSGEYDFVYTSNGVHVWIHDLNAMYRNIQRVLKPNGTYIMFDIRVRRGRYVLGGRFHR
- a CDS encoding carbohydrate ABC transporter permease, with product MKTAIQQQPQARTQVKPSYRFKISWTPIFFLTPAIVCFLLFKYYPLLQAVYMSFFDYKVINPPGKFVWLDNYKYLINSTEFWNALKNTFAFFFIYFILTFWVPIVQAVLLNEIKFASKTLRSLYLLPTAVPAVAGYLLWKWLYNPDYGLLNYLLHFIGLRPYGWLNDPAMAKWAIVFPGVFATGMGMLIYYSALQGIPSENIEAAKIDGAGPWRRMKSIVFPSLKFIIGIQFISFICGVFLTFDPMYIMTGGGPANSTRTLSMLVFNSSFKEFRFGVAGSISFVMFAIIALITYLQLKLTNRD
- the dgoD gene encoding galactonate dehydratase: MKITDMKLYHVKPRWLFLKIETDEGIVGWGEPIVEGRSLTVATAVEELKRYLIGEDPLRIEHHWQVMYRGTFYRGGPVLVSAISGIEQALWDIKGKFYGLPVYEMLGGRVRDKIRMYCHCGGETPEAFAANAKRRVEAGFNAIKTGVDAPVRQVDSLAFVESQVAKFAAAREAVGSGVDIAIDFHGRVSPAMAIRLAAALEPYYPMFIEEPCLPENADALLRVAQSTSIPIATGERLFTRWGFREVLEKGAVAIVQPDLCHAGGIFEGRKIAAMAETYYASIAPHNPLGPISLASCLQLDACTPNFLIQEHPSMTEKWDLGEGYLKKPFEVIDGHVAVPQGPGLGIEINEEALIERSYGGDWDTPRLAYDDGSFAEW
- a CDS encoding response regulator codes for the protein MFKLMVVDDERWIREGLKQTIDWTSHGIQFMGDAEDGNEALKLIESDVPDIIVSDIRMPSMDGMELIEEIEKRGLDIKVIFISGFSDFVYAQKAVKLGAFDYILKPIEETVLLDVIERCSGEIAKKREHARRLEELSGRVRESLPLARQKHLEMCLTHPIAEPELLSKWEALQIGLNPNRVLVLSAVVHDWGERGLRESGCSLLRYALGNLMEEIAHEEGLSSAACLLHENEFADVALVMSWEQETSHPDEPANRIAGRIIEAALDVLGLQISIGISGAGEGKQLFFAFREALTRSAGYLLHGPGRVYGPASAADDGTPKGKQTVHFIAGVPSVTLNAEAFDTVWIHRMAHAIKQMDEARLSELLDQQLELIHELAKQHSALAVRCEMNMHIGMLLCKWQELCLAKENAEPCTITHQQKLQLYRCSLRDWKQAIKNAFLHKDSAAPGPAQRNTIAMALRYIHDNYHRGISLHNVAESIYLNPSYFSRVFHAEVGETLTRYLIRIRMAKAKELLELTPLKIYEIADSVGYKDSRHFVKTFKEWVGMSPAQFRNNGA
- a CDS encoding sensor histidine kinase, whose amino-acid sequence is MLSYMGKLKLPTVGVKVFVFFVASMLIIIAVMGYLFYDKSAEMMEDKIGGMALQNVQQMSKRIDILLEGYEDRSLLVVGNQEIQEQLVGRFRNETERIQNNNANTAFLSNLVNSRNDINDIYLLGEKGHSYHYSPKTSFPAYNAYANEFQDASWYKRIREADGEVVYFGIRPSLIRSGDPSPVFSFGRAEKDFSARGEIVGVLVYEIDPTEIVEILAEIDYNGSGMNVIVDDQGEIVGDKDGLRLAAELGVPLGEAHQGIFSTPMDGEQMLVVYNRLETNDWTLVGMLLGADLMKDAGSLRWYILSLGLAFSFIGILLAIFVASTVHRPLQKMIRAMRKAQNGDFDARIEDKREDEFGYLFVHFNQMVARIKELINELYVQKLLEQGLQLKMLGSQINAHFLYNTLDSIHWIARIHKVDDISTMIFGLSKYLRISLNEGRDEVSVSEVVQLLDSYIMIQKVRYRDKFSLHLHVDKSLEEYKVLKYIFQPLVENAIYHGLEKKSGKGRLDVAFIHDNGCLKFVVTDDGAGIASDKLSELQLILSGKRSEEGQHFALRNIHAQIHIAYGVQYGIQLQSSYGSGTEVTMTIPLARRNQSKHAG
- a CDS encoding SDR family NAD(P)-dependent oxidoreductase is translated as MERKVALVTGAGRGIGRGIAFAFARSGYDVCVNYNQSADMAAEVVREIRELGVDAEAIQGDISKLDGIAGLYDRFRERFGRLDVLVNNSGITRMKPFLETTPELFDEVFNTDMKGLYFCSQHAARFMVELGTKGVIINISSNHAEGCWANSTVYAAAKAGVNKLTKNMALDLAPHGIRVVGIAPGYTHNGWSDGSERVNRIIESISSRIPMGRFCTPAEVGEAAVFLSSASAGYMTGTTMYMDGGALLPVWAEKGSN